A stretch of Bacillus spongiae DNA encodes these proteins:
- a CDS encoding coproporphyrinogen III oxidase produces the protein MKIYIKGIADERLQRPLQLIANLFFEESIVTLGEAEDADITVDLCLSTKEKLQATAILITKDSEKKFKASFEANNIDALSEKEQFKKIKNAVSQVFVKVLQEDTGIIQKWGVLTGIRPTKLLHNKVKAGVIKEVAHQELKDNYLLTDEKIELMQKIVNRQLEVVPDLYDLQNEVSIYIGIPFCPTKCAYCTFPAYAIQGKQGKVDSFLVGLHYEIREMGKWLKEKGIPITTIYFGGGTPTSITAEEMDMLYEEMFESFPDVKNVREITVEAGRPDTITPDKLKVLKKWNIDRISINPQSYSNDTLKAIGRHHSVEETVDKYHLARSMGMNNINMDLIIGLPGEGTKDFQHTLNETEKLMPESLTVHTLSFKRASEMTKNKEKYKVAPRYEIEKMMEMAESWTKQENYHPYYLYRQKNILGNLENVGYSLMGQESIYNIMIMEEVQTIIGIGCGAASKFIDPSTGKITHFANPKDPKSYNEGFKEYTEKKIDILNQLF, from the coding sequence TTGAAAATTTATATAAAGGGTATAGCGGATGAACGACTTCAAAGGCCGTTACAACTTATAGCGAATTTATTTTTTGAAGAAAGTATTGTTACACTTGGAGAGGCAGAGGATGCAGATATAACCGTGGACCTTTGTCTTTCAACAAAAGAAAAGCTACAGGCAACCGCTATTTTAATAACAAAGGATTCTGAAAAGAAGTTTAAGGCTTCATTTGAGGCAAATAATATAGATGCCCTTTCAGAAAAAGAGCAGTTTAAAAAAATAAAAAATGCTGTTTCTCAAGTATTTGTAAAGGTGTTACAAGAGGATACGGGCATTATTCAAAAATGGGGAGTGTTAACAGGAATTAGACCAACTAAGCTCCTCCACAATAAAGTAAAAGCTGGTGTTATAAAAGAGGTAGCTCATCAAGAATTAAAGGACAACTATTTATTAACAGATGAAAAAATAGAATTGATGCAAAAAATTGTTAATCGGCAGTTGGAAGTAGTTCCAGATTTATATGACCTTCAAAATGAAGTGAGTATTTACATTGGCATCCCTTTTTGTCCAACAAAATGTGCTTATTGTACATTTCCTGCTTATGCTATTCAAGGCAAACAAGGAAAGGTTGATTCATTTTTAGTTGGTCTTCATTACGAAATACGTGAAATGGGAAAATGGTTAAAAGAAAAAGGTATTCCCATTACGACAATCTATTTTGGTGGAGGAACGCCTACATCTATTACGGCTGAAGAAATGGATATGCTTTATGAAGAGATGTTTGAGTCCTTTCCCGACGTTAAAAATGTGCGTGAAATTACAGTAGAAGCAGGACGTCCTGATACAATTACACCAGATAAATTAAAGGTGTTAAAAAAATGGAATATTGATCGTATTTCCATTAATCCTCAGTCTTATAGCAATGATACTTTAAAAGCCATTGGACGCCATCATTCGGTAGAGGAAACAGTTGATAAGTATCACCTCGCGCGTTCAATGGGAATGAACAACATTAATATGGATTTAATCATTGGACTCCCAGGAGAAGGAACGAAGGATTTTCAGCATACTTTAAATGAAACCGAAAAATTAATGCCTGAATCATTAACGGTTCATACACTATCGTTTAAACGTGCTTCTGAGATGACGAAGAACAAAGAAAAATATAAAGTAGCACCTCGGTATGAGATTGAAAAAATGATGGAAATGGCTGAAAGTTGGACGAAACAGGAAAACTATCATCCGTATTACTTGTATAGACAAAAGAATATATTAGGGAATTTAGAAAACGTAGGATATTCACTAATGGGCCAAGAGAGCATTTATAACATTATGATAATGGAAGAAGTTCAAACAATTATTGGCATTGGTTGTGGAGCCGCATCAAAATTTATTGATCCCTCTACAGGGAAGATTACCCATTTTGCGAATCCAAAAGATCCAAAATCATATAATGAAGGTTTCAAAGAATATACGGAAAAGAAAATAGACATTTTAAATCAATTATTTTAA
- a CDS encoding VanZ family protein produces MDKTIESYVEEIVKELQCDRKEKKEIVDEISDHLNLLKQEYIEQGFLDEEASQKALESFGEKKTIRDGYKEFISPYYKLFKISSWVLFCIFSFVVIWKLLLGRIVERVINYQNGFPQNPYFFSFKEQRGLFTYDIDVWLSNVNIIPFKNIINYIVNNDRFNIDIILNNTLGNILIFIPLGLFLPILFRRYGSFSKVTAFSIMTSFSIEALQFSTQIGQFDIDDVILNSIGGIIGFLLVKLIVKFSSVAQKVDLKLN; encoded by the coding sequence ATGGATAAAACCATTGAATCCTATGTTGAGGAAATTGTAAAAGAGCTACAATGTGATCGAAAAGAAAAAAAAGAGATTGTAGATGAAATCAGTGATCACTTAAATTTATTAAAACAAGAATACATAGAGCAAGGTTTTTTAGATGAAGAAGCTAGCCAAAAAGCCTTAGAGAGCTTTGGTGAAAAAAAGACAATTCGTGATGGGTATAAGGAGTTCATCTCCCCTTATTATAAATTGTTTAAAATAAGCAGCTGGGTGTTATTCTGTATCTTTTCTTTTGTGGTTATTTGGAAATTATTATTAGGTAGAATAGTGGAGAGAGTTATTAATTATCAAAACGGCTTCCCTCAAAACCCTTACTTTTTTTCGTTTAAAGAACAAAGAGGGTTATTTACATATGACATAGACGTATGGTTATCAAACGTCAATATTATCCCATTTAAGAACATAATTAATTACATAGTGAACAATGATAGATTTAATATAGATATTATCCTGAATAACACGTTAGGAAACATCCTTATTTTTATCCCTTTGGGGTTATTTCTGCCAATCTTATTTAGAAGATACGGTTCATTTTCTAAAGTAACTGCTTTTTCAATAATGACCAGTTTTTCAATTGAAGCCCTACAATTTAGTACTCAAATAGGACAATTTGATATTGACGATGTCATTTTAAATAGTATAGGAGGAATTATAGGGTTTTTATTAGTAAAACTAATCGTGAAATTTTCAAGTGTGGCTCAAAAGGTAGATTTAAAATTAAATTAA
- a CDS encoding PadR family transcriptional regulator, giving the protein MDREIMKGSIDILLLSLLAKRDMYGYEIVKSLKENSKELYNMSEGTLYPALKRLEKNEWIISYWENAELGGRRKYYQIVDRGKKELSRKLGEWEKVNDLIKVTTEGLAWIKPLNPMLRKL; this is encoded by the coding sequence ATGGATAGAGAGATTATGAAAGGTAGCATTGATATTTTACTACTATCCCTTTTAGCCAAAAGGGATATGTATGGGTATGAAATCGTCAAAAGTTTAAAGGAGAACAGTAAAGAGCTTTATAACATGAGTGAAGGTACACTATATCCTGCATTAAAACGTTTAGAAAAAAATGAATGGATAATATCTTATTGGGAAAATGCTGAATTAGGCGGAAGAAGAAAATATTATCAAATCGTTGACAGAGGCAAAAAAGAACTTAGTAGAAAATTAGGGGAATGGGAAAAAGTAAATGATTTAATTAAAGTTACTACGGAGGGGTTAGCATGGATAAAACCATTGAATCCTATGTTGAGGAAATTGTAA
- a CDS encoding NUDIX hydrolase, translated as MEYYKYLRQYVGHKPLILPGSVVIILNEQNEVLLQKRHDGCWGLPGGLMDLGESFEEVAKREVFEETGLIVENLKLLNVFSGSEYYLKVPNGDELYSVTAVYYSSDISGDMKIDYNESEKIEYFSMCHLPKELTDEYRGFIEHYIDNEKLSLK; from the coding sequence ATGGAATACTATAAATATTTAAGACAGTATGTCGGACATAAACCGCTTATTTTACCTGGATCAGTTGTTATTATTTTAAATGAACAAAATGAAGTGTTATTGCAAAAAAGACATGATGGATGTTGGGGGTTACCAGGTGGTTTAATGGATTTAGGAGAAAGTTTTGAAGAAGTTGCGAAACGAGAGGTTTTTGAAGAAACGGGATTAATAGTCGAAAACTTAAAATTACTTAATGTATTTTCTGGTTCTGAATATTACTTAAAAGTGCCAAATGGTGACGAATTATATTCGGTAACAGCTGTTTATTATTCTAGTGATATAAGTGGAGATATGAAAATTGATTATAATGAGTCAGAAAAAATAGAGTACTTTTCAATGTGTCATTTACCAAAAGAATTAACTGATGAATATCGAGGGTTTATTGAGCATTACATAGATAATGAAAAGTTATCCTTAAAGTAA
- a CDS encoding GNAT family N-acetyltransferase: MEIRKYKFDDIAQFTHLMADLGYPASIDEMKVRMKRIESNPNYYTFVAEKEKVLVGMIGITIHTTYTNNDEKIQITSLVTRKEYRSQGIARALVKFVEEWSIRRGSNFIYLLSGISEKRVKAHELYKYLGYEITGYRFVKHLER, translated from the coding sequence GTGGAAATAAGAAAATATAAATTCGATGATATCGCACAATTTACACATTTGATGGCCGATTTAGGCTATCCTGCTTCAATTGATGAAATGAAAGTAAGAATGAAACGTATTGAATCTAATCCCAATTACTATACCTTTGTTGCAGAAAAAGAAAAGGTACTAGTTGGAATGATTGGAATCACTATTCATACTACCTATACAAATAACGATGAAAAGATTCAAATAACATCCCTCGTAACAAGAAAAGAATATCGGAGCCAAGGTATTGCTAGAGCATTGGTGAAATTTGTAGAAGAATGGTCAATAAGAAGAGGGTCAAATTTTATTTATTTGTTAAGTGGAATAAGTGAAAAGAGGGTAAAAGCCCATGAACTATATAAGTACCTTGGTTATGAAATAACGGGTTATAGGTTTGTAAAGCACCTGGAAAGATAA
- a CDS encoding MFS transporter — MRTQTWLSYQFFSFFFTWGVFMPFWTAWLVESKGFSIYDASTLIAVSFITRSLSTFFIFPYISKWVSLTKLSKGFSLFTFIILFLFLPLNSFESMLGGIILLSLIYPLMMPLTESTASILMKNDHISYGKSRLWGSIGYTVALLVTGIVIWASTEDSIFILMLLGTFFMMFGTFFAAPPSLKKREHRHSHSYKDLFVSKEFMLVLLVCILLQGSHASYYNYGVLYLQELQISSIWIGVILNIAVLAEIVFFAKSDAYFGKVPVSFLLVIASMGTIIRWSVIYAFPYTSIFILSQVLHAVTFGVAHYAFIRFINDKLDQKQIPSAQGIYASIGMGLTTGLLSFFGGYLYEIEPVLAFLGMSVVTIPCLVISIILYVKFK, encoded by the coding sequence TTGAGAACACAAACATGGTTATCTTACCAGTTTTTCTCCTTTTTCTTTACTTGGGGAGTATTTATGCCTTTTTGGACTGCGTGGTTAGTTGAAAGTAAAGGTTTTTCCATTTATGATGCTAGCACATTGATTGCTGTTAGCTTTATCACTCGGTCGCTTTCCACCTTTTTTATTTTTCCCTACATAAGTAAATGGGTTTCTTTGACAAAGCTTTCAAAAGGATTCAGTTTATTTACTTTCATTATCCTTTTCCTTTTTCTTCCCCTCAATAGCTTTGAGAGCATGTTAGGAGGGATTATCTTATTAAGTCTTATCTATCCATTAATGATGCCACTAACGGAGAGTACAGCATCTATTTTAATGAAAAACGATCATATATCTTATGGGAAAAGTAGACTTTGGGGTTCGATAGGGTATACAGTGGCTCTTCTTGTCACGGGTATCGTTATTTGGGCTTCAACAGAAGATAGTATTTTTATATTAATGCTTTTAGGAACTTTCTTTATGATGTTTGGAACATTTTTCGCTGCTCCCCCCTCTTTAAAGAAGAGAGAGCATCGTCATTCCCACTCTTATAAAGACTTATTTGTCTCTAAAGAATTTATGCTTGTTTTACTTGTATGTATTTTACTTCAAGGTTCTCATGCCTCTTACTACAATTATGGGGTTCTATACTTGCAAGAATTACAAATCAGTAGTATTTGGATAGGGGTCATATTAAATATTGCCGTCCTTGCTGAGATCGTTTTTTTCGCTAAAAGTGATGCTTACTTTGGAAAAGTTCCAGTTTCATTTTTATTAGTAATCGCATCGATGGGCACCATTATCCGATGGTCCGTCATTTACGCTTTTCCCTATACATCTATTTTCATTCTGTCTCAAGTTCTTCATGCTGTCACATTTGGCGTTGCCCATTATGCATTTATTCGCTTTATTAATGACAAGCTAGACCAGAAACAAATCCCCTCTGCTCAAGGAATTTATGCATCCATTGGAATGGGGTTAACAACAGGGTTATTATCATTTTTTGGAGGATACTTATATGAAATTGAACCCGTACTAGCTTTTTTAGGGATGTCAGTAGTAACAATACCATGCCTTGTTATTTCTATTATTTTATATGTAAAGTTTAAATAA
- a CDS encoding vanadium-dependent haloperoxidase, producing MFNSFLNLCKNILSRIKKMFAETQSRRVKAFVIRSRAAKYYLKNTPILLHHNNGDENRFPNKVASFTKGLPHNELGEVDIDAYSHFLEVLKTGDANAFETISLGGERKLINPQASYAFELVGPDSHQLEIPSAPSFSSVEAADEMVELYWQALTRDIPFTQYNTNPLTISAANELSSLSDFKGPKVYGKVTPDTLFRGNTPGALEGPYISQFLWKDIPYVAKSIVQRYHTTTPNDNHLTSYRDWLSVQNGSSPPTPNVFDPIPRYIRNARDLGEYVHRDISIEDGLTPVLILLSYGNEVFDSSNPYLTSSTQEKFVTFGPPHVLDFVSRAARPGLESAWFQKWLVHRRLRPEEFGGRIHNTITGAANYPINWEVLNSEAVSQTFNMYGTYLLPQAYEEGCPTHPSYPAGHGVFIGAIVTMLKAFFNESFIIPDPVIASEDGLFLNPYDGLPLTVGGELDKLAYNIAIGRNGAGVHYRSEGINSLQLGEKVAIGILLDYKETYNEEFEGFSFTTFDGKKETV from the coding sequence ATGTTTAACAGCTTTTTAAACTTATGTAAGAACATTCTTTCACGCATAAAAAAAATGTTCGCAGAGACCCAATCTCGACGGGTAAAAGCGTTTGTCATTCGTAGCCGTGCTGCTAAATATTATCTCAAAAACACCCCAATCCTTCTGCATCATAACAATGGAGATGAAAACAGATTTCCGAATAAAGTAGCTAGCTTCACTAAGGGATTGCCACATAATGAACTTGGTGAGGTAGATATAGATGCTTATAGCCACTTTTTAGAAGTGCTTAAAACGGGAGATGCTAATGCTTTTGAAACAATTTCTCTTGGTGGAGAGAGAAAACTAATTAATCCTCAAGCTTCCTATGCATTTGAATTGGTGGGACCTGATAGTCATCAATTAGAAATTCCATCGGCTCCTTCCTTTAGCAGTGTAGAAGCAGCAGATGAAATGGTTGAGCTATATTGGCAAGCACTTACTCGTGATATTCCTTTCACTCAATATAATACGAACCCTTTAACCATCTCCGCTGCAAATGAGCTTTCTAGCTTATCGGATTTCAAGGGACCTAAGGTTTACGGAAAAGTGACACCTGATACTTTGTTCCGTGGCAATACACCGGGTGCATTAGAGGGACCATACATTTCACAATTTCTGTGGAAGGACATTCCTTATGTCGCAAAGTCGATCGTACAGCGGTATCACACAACGACCCCTAACGACAACCACTTAACCTCCTATCGAGATTGGCTATCTGTCCAGAATGGCTCATCTCCTCCTACTCCAAACGTATTTGATCCTATTCCTCGTTATATTAGAAATGCACGGGATTTAGGAGAGTATGTTCACAGAGATATTTCTATAGAAGATGGACTGACTCCTGTGCTTATTTTACTAAGCTATGGTAATGAAGTTTTTGACTCATCTAATCCATATCTTACTTCAAGCACTCAGGAGAAATTTGTAACTTTTGGTCCGCCTCATGTGTTAGATTTTGTATCTAGAGCTGCTCGACCAGGTTTAGAATCAGCCTGGTTTCAAAAGTGGCTCGTTCATCGCCGCTTGCGACCTGAAGAATTTGGTGGAAGAATTCATAATACCATTACAGGAGCAGCTAACTATCCTATTAATTGGGAAGTACTAAATTCAGAAGCAGTCTCGCAAACTTTTAATATGTATGGGACCTATCTTTTACCACAGGCTTATGAGGAAGGCTGCCCCACTCATCCTTCCTATCCTGCAGGTCATGGAGTATTTATAGGGGCGATTGTTACAATGCTAAAGGCATTCTTTAATGAATCATTCATTATCCCTGACCCAGTCATAGCCAGTGAGGATGGTCTTTTCTTAAATCCTTATGATGGATTGCCACTTACGGTGGGTGGAGAATTGGATAAATTAGCTTATAATATTGCAATTGGACGAAATGGGGCTGGTGTACACTACCGCAGTGAAGGTATCAACAGTTTACAGCTTGGAGAAAAGGTTGCGATTGGAATTCTACTCGATTACAAAGAGACATATAACGAGGAATTCGAAGGATTTTCCTTTACCACTTTTGATGGTAAAAAGGAAACTGTTTAA
- a CDS encoding VanZ family protein has translation MQKVLKVGLGISFIIYLFILVVILFLGQRAYTDLSLLEYIKRSSNIIPFNTISKYITAIFDGSMNINIPIQNLFGNVILFFPMGVYLPFFIKKVNKVSAFFILMVVLIFWVEFIQLVTRRGSFDINDFILNVLGALIGLAIWKSKTIEKYLNRTNHDSLTKSVH, from the coding sequence ATGCAAAAAGTATTGAAAGTTGGTTTAGGTATTAGCTTTATCATTTATTTATTCATATTAGTTGTGATTTTGTTTTTGGGGCAAAGAGCGTATACAGACCTTTCATTATTGGAATATATAAAGAGATCTTCTAATATTATTCCCTTTAATACAATCAGCAAATATATTACAGCAATATTTGATGGAAGTATGAATATAAATATTCCGATACAAAACCTCTTTGGTAATGTTATTTTGTTCTTCCCAATGGGTGTGTATTTACCATTCTTTATAAAGAAAGTGAATAAAGTTAGTGCATTTTTCATTTTAATGGTTGTACTTATATTTTGGGTTGAATTTATCCAATTAGTGACAAGAAGAGGAAGTTTCGATATAAATGATTTCATCTTAAATGTGCTGGGTGCTTTAATAGGATTGGCAATATGGAAGTCGAAAACTATTGAAAAATATTTAAATAGAACCAATCATGATTCATTGACCAAAAGTGTCCATTAA
- a CDS encoding YdcF family protein, translated as MFSGGVKWKGSALPEALEMKNAAITLGVPEKDIIIEDQSLHTLENVLASLLVLDREFHLHRIKRLLVVTTSYHMRRLHINLKTYMPDWINVTLCPVEDNNTRNDNWFLSETGRKRVKNDSAKMIKYVKQGALYDENINI; from the coding sequence TTGTTTTCTGGTGGAGTTAAATGGAAAGGAAGCGCATTACCAGAAGCTCTCGAAATGAAAAACGCAGCCATTACATTAGGGGTGCCTGAAAAAGATATTATAATAGAAGACCAATCCCTACATACACTAGAAAATGTACTTGCTTCCTTGCTAGTTCTAGATAGGGAATTTCACTTACATCGCATCAAGCGGCTTTTAGTTGTGACAACTTCGTACCATATGAGAAGGTTGCATATAAATTTAAAAACCTATATGCCTGATTGGATTAACGTAACCTTGTGTCCAGTTGAAGATAATAATACGAGAAATGATAACTGGTTTCTTAGTGAAACAGGCAGAAAACGAGTTAAGAATGATTCTGCAAAAATGATTAAGTATGTAAAGCAAGGTGCTTTGTACGATGAAAACATAAATATATAG
- a CDS encoding aminoglycoside phosphotransferase family protein: MNNNLIKTIQLVYSEFVIEDFYPNEIGQNNDVIIVNNSLVFRFPKYKKGIVQLQRETKILQYIKSIITTPIPNPIYQSFEELVPGKVFTGYKLIDGVPMLKECFTDVKSDELEGLASQLVSFLVELHSISEEKVGRDLKLKVLSPREEMNNLYERIRDKLFPYVRKEAQKEITQSFEKFLNGEAFSNLDVTLIHGDFGANNILWNPETRKISGIIDFGGSELGDPAYDFAGILSSYGEEFLRMCINLYPNGNEIYERVKFYKSTFALQEALHGIENDDREAFENGIQDYR; the protein is encoded by the coding sequence ATGAATAATAATTTAATTAAAACCATTCAATTGGTTTATTCTGAATTTGTCATTGAAGACTTTTATCCAAATGAAATAGGGCAGAATAATGATGTTATCATCGTAAACAATTCTTTAGTGTTTAGATTTCCAAAATATAAAAAAGGAATAGTTCAATTACAAAGAGAGACAAAAATTTTGCAATATATTAAAAGTATCATTACTACTCCAATTCCTAATCCTATTTATCAATCTTTTGAAGAATTAGTACCGGGTAAGGTCTTTACTGGCTATAAATTAATAGACGGTGTTCCTATGTTGAAGGAATGTTTTACTGATGTTAAGAGTGATGAACTGGAAGGGTTGGCATCACAACTTGTCTCTTTTCTTGTTGAACTCCATTCTATTTCAGAAGAAAAAGTAGGTCGAGATTTAAAATTAAAGGTTCTTAGTCCACGTGAGGAAATGAATAATTTGTATGAGAGAATTCGTGATAAGTTATTTCCTTATGTCAGAAAAGAAGCTCAAAAAGAAATAACACAATCCTTTGAGAAGTTTCTAAATGGGGAAGCATTCTCAAATTTAGATGTAACACTAATACATGGGGATTTCGGAGCAAATAACATCTTGTGGAATCCAGAAACAAGGAAGATATCAGGGATAATAGATTTTGGTGGTTCTGAATTAGGAGACCCAGCGTATGATTTTGCTGGAATACTCTCCAGTTATGGTGAAGAGTTTTTACGTATGTGTATCAACCTCTATCCTAACGGTAATGAAATATATGAACGGGTTAAATTTTATAAAAGTACGTTCGCTTTACAAGAAGCATTGCACGGTATTGAGAATGACGATAGAGAGGCTTTTGAAAATGGAATTCAAGATTATAGATAG
- a CDS encoding Cof-type HAD-IIB family hydrolase, translating into MIYRLLAMNIDDTLIQPNGKINKETKEAIEYVQEKGIYVTLVTSRSFPAAKKVAKALKIKGHLVTHQGAYISTEIGKPIYMKKIKGPLTNELVQLLSTFSCQIRLADEKNAVMNKAKLPESILGKRVWQRDSRFISANQYVESISEYLIDHQLSPTKIDVVFEHQKEAIKVMKVLKGMYDEIDVYVSDACRIEIVAKGVSKLNGLIFLCDQLGVSREQVVMIGVGECDLPSIEWAGQGVAMGSASYRIQKKADWITRSNRDNGVAYMIKECFRKQQPIEFLKKLNLLK; encoded by the coding sequence ATGATATATCGACTATTGGCAATGAATATTGATGATACTTTAATTCAGCCTAATGGTAAAATAAATAAGGAAACGAAGGAAGCAATTGAATATGTTCAAGAAAAAGGAATATATGTAACACTTGTTACAAGTAGAAGCTTTCCAGCAGCAAAAAAAGTAGCGAAAGCGCTCAAAATAAAAGGTCATCTTGTTACGCATCAAGGTGCTTACATTAGTACAGAGATAGGGAAACCTATTTATATGAAAAAAATAAAAGGTCCACTTACGAATGAACTTGTTCAGCTTTTATCTACTTTTTCCTGCCAAATTCGTTTAGCAGATGAAAAGAATGCGGTTATGAATAAGGCAAAGCTACCGGAAAGTATTTTGGGGAAGAGAGTATGGCAGCGCGATTCACGCTTTATTTCGGCGAACCAATATGTTGAATCCATCTCTGAATATTTAATAGACCATCAATTAAGCCCAACAAAAATAGATGTTGTTTTTGAGCACCAAAAAGAAGCTATAAAAGTTATGAAAGTTCTTAAAGGTATGTATGATGAAATCGACGTTTATGTTAGTGATGCTTGTCGTATAGAAATCGTTGCGAAAGGTGTATCAAAGCTCAACGGTCTTATCTTCTTATGTGATCAGTTAGGTGTGTCAAGAGAACAAGTAGTTATGATTGGAGTAGGAGAATGTGATTTGCCTAGCATAGAATGGGCTGGGCAAGGAGTAGCAATGGGAAGTGCCTCTTATAGAATACAGAAAAAAGCAGATTGGATTACCCGCTCTAATCGTGATAACGGTGTAGCCTATATGATTAAGGAATGCTTTCGAAAGCAGCAACCAATCGAATTTCTTAAAAAGCTTAACTTATTAAAATAA
- a CDS encoding isochorismatase family protein, giving the protein MSNLPSTFIDPSDAVLLLIDHQSGLFQTVKDLDVPTLKRHVKALVKLAKVANIPVVTTASVPEGPNGPLIPEVSNIPNATYVPRNGEINAWDNPNFVKAVEDTGKKTLIIAGTWTSVCMAFPTLSALAEGFQVYDIIDASGTTSDMSKDITLARMVQAGAVPVDTVSFVSEVQRTWNRPDAEEFASIYAELVPNYGLLIESYGTAYEEGKKSSE; this is encoded by the coding sequence ATGAGTAATTTACCATCAACGTTTATTGATCCAAGTGATGCAGTTTTACTTCTTATTGATCATCAGAGCGGTCTATTTCAAACAGTTAAGGATTTAGATGTACCAACACTTAAAAGACATGTGAAAGCATTGGTCAAATTAGCTAAAGTTGCAAATATTCCAGTAGTTACAACAGCTTCAGTACCAGAAGGACCGAATGGACCACTTATCCCTGAAGTTAGCAATATTCCAAATGCAACATACGTACCACGTAATGGGGAAATTAACGCATGGGATAACCCAAATTTTGTGAAGGCTGTAGAGGATACCGGAAAGAAAACGCTAATCATTGCTGGTACATGGACTAGTGTTTGTATGGCATTCCCAACGCTAAGTGCTTTAGCAGAAGGTTTTCAAGTGTATGATATTATAGATGCATCGGGAACAACAAGTGATATGTCAAAAGATATTACACTAGCTCGAATGGTTCAAGCAGGGGCTGTTCCTGTAGATACAGTTTCATTTGTCTCTGAAGTTCAAAGAACTTGGAATCGACCAGATGCAGAAGAGTTTGCTTCTATTTATGCAGAGTTAGTTCCTAATTATGGTTTACTAATAGAAAGCTATGGAACAGCTTATGAAGAAGGAAAAAAATCAAGTGAATAA